Proteins encoded together in one Fundulus heteroclitus isolate FHET01 unplaced genomic scaffold, MU-UCD_Fhet_4.1 scaffold_343, whole genome shotgun sequence window:
- the LOC118559686 gene encoding uncharacterized protein LOC118559686, with product MSDLPEVRLRLFKPPFYSTGVDCFGPFIIKVGRRSEKRWGILFKCLTTKAVHIDVLTSLDADAFLMALRRFIARRGKPSEILSDQGTNFKGGDRELRKAFQALHPDLKDQLSQHQISFKFNPPSAPHFGGIWEREIRSVKAALYATVQPHAIPEEVLRTVLIEVEGILNSKPLGYVSSDVADADPVTPNLLLMGRLDPSLPQAVYEESELLSRKRWKHSQILADQFWKYFIRHYLPTLQTRAKWNKDTPAHQPGDIVMVIDPLLPRALWPVGRITKVLPGTDGRIRTVEVNVQDRCYIRPVARLIPLPAVPDMESRPVLSRPSEDKLDE from the coding sequence ATGTCAGACCTCCCTGAAGTCAGACTTCGCCTGTTTAAGCCTCCTTTTTACTCTACAGGAGTCGACTGCTTCGGGCCGTTCATAATCAAAGTTGGACGGCGCTCCGAGAAAAGGTGGGGGATACTCTTCAAGTGCTTGACAACGAAGGCAGTTCACATTGATGTTCTGACAAGCCTGGACGCTGACGCATTTCTGATGGCCTTACGTCGATTCATCGCCAGAAGAGGGAAGCCTTCAGAAATTTTATCAGATCAGGGCACAAATTTCAAGGGCGGAGATCGAGAGCTCCGCAAAGCCTTCCAAGCATTGCATCCCGATCTGAAAGATCAGTTATCACAGCACCAGATCAGCTTTAAGTTCAACCCCCCTAGTGCACCTCACTTTGGTGGCATTTGGGAGAGAGAAATAAGGTCAGTTAAAGCTGCTCTGTACGCCACTGTACAACCACACGCCATACCAGAAGAGGTATTGCGTACCGTCTTAATCGAAGTGGAGGGAATCCTAAATTCAaagccacttggatatgtgtcTAGTGATGTGGCTGACGCAGACCCTGTAACCCCAAACTTGTTACTGATGGGGCGGCTGGATCCGTCCCTGCCTCAAGCCGTTTACGAGGAATCAGAGCTCCTAAGTAGGAAAAGATGGAAGCACTCACAAATCCTCGCTGATCAGTTCTGGAAATACTTCATTCGCCACTACCTTCCAACACTCCAGACCCGGGCTAAGTGGAACAAAGATACGCCAGCTCATCAGCCTGGAGACATTGTCATGGTGATAGACCCCCTGCTGCCCAGAGCCCTCTGGCCGGTGGGCCGGATCACCAAAGTACTTCCCGGAACCGATGGTCGCATCCGGACAGTGGAAGTCAACGTCCAGGACAGGTGCTACATAAGGCCAGTGGCCCGACTCATCCCATTGCCCGCCGTCCCAGACATGGAATCCCGCCCCGTTCTGTCACGTCCTTCAGAGGACAAACTGGATGAGTGA